A window from Micromonospora profundi encodes these proteins:
- a CDS encoding endo alpha-1,4 polygalactosaminidase has protein sequence MRIRPRRRTAVRPLRRIVSAGVALVLVLPVYGCRAELTPPGAPTPWPAGQARHWQWQWQLSGPLDPTVDADVFLLDPVATTAAQTAELRSRDRRLICQVYVGSVRSTDPDASRFPATVQGSAARRPGSRWLDVRGWDALEPVLADRFRLCRGKGFGAVAFADADGYEHRAGFPLGFDDQLLFNRRLAQLARSLDLSPGLVNAVPQLAALAPDFDFAVNEECVRLDQCAKLLPFADAGKPVFHVEYTGSTDDFCVTTVGYGFASIRKERALDAWREACALP, from the coding sequence ATGCGGATCCGGCCGCGGCGACGAACCGCCGTACGCCCGCTGCGTCGGATCGTGTCGGCGGGCGTCGCGCTCGTCCTGGTGCTACCGGTGTACGGGTGCCGGGCCGAGCTGACCCCGCCCGGCGCGCCCACCCCGTGGCCGGCCGGGCAGGCCCGCCACTGGCAGTGGCAGTGGCAGCTCAGCGGCCCGCTCGACCCGACAGTGGACGCGGACGTCTTCCTGCTCGACCCGGTGGCCACCACCGCCGCGCAGACCGCCGAGCTGCGCTCGCGCGACCGCCGGCTGATCTGCCAGGTGTACGTCGGCTCGGTGCGCTCGACCGACCCGGACGCCAGCCGGTTTCCCGCCACCGTGCAGGGCTCGGCCGCACGCCGACCCGGCAGCCGGTGGCTGGACGTACGGGGATGGGACGCTCTGGAGCCGGTGCTGGCCGACCGGTTCCGGCTCTGCCGGGGCAAGGGCTTCGGCGCCGTGGCGTTCGCCGACGCCGACGGGTACGAGCACCGCGCCGGCTTTCCCCTCGGCTTCGACGACCAGCTGCTGTTCAACCGTCGGCTGGCGCAGCTGGCCCGGTCGCTTGACCTCTCACCCGGGCTGGTCAACGCCGTGCCGCAGCTCGCGGCGCTGGCCCCCGACTTCGATTTTGCGGTGAACGAGGAGTGCGTACGGCTGGACCAGTGCGCCAAGCTGCTGCCGTTCGCCGATGCGGGCAAGCCTGTCTTCCACGTCGAATACACGGGCTCGACCGACGACTTCTGCGTCACCACTGTCGGCTACGGCTTCGCGTCGATACGCAAGGAACGGGCGTTGGACGCCTGGCGGGAGGCGTGCGCGCTGCCCTGA
- a CDS encoding HAD-IA family hydrolase, protein MARERATALLLDLDGVLRRWDPAVAAEVEREYGLADGVLSEIAMQWGRLRPVLTGQVSHADWMSSVADALVEPAGGPDRARAAVEQWQRYRGEVDTEVLDFVREVRAAGIRVGLATNATDLLDADLAALDLADEVDVVVNSSTLGVHKPAPEYFQAACVAVRTPPARVLFVDDEDWAIRGARAAGLSAHRWGGHADLRYLRAALDY, encoded by the coding sequence GTGGCTCGGGAACGCGCGACGGCGCTCCTGCTGGATCTGGATGGCGTCCTGCGGCGGTGGGATCCGGCGGTCGCCGCCGAGGTGGAGCGAGAGTACGGCCTGGCCGACGGTGTGCTCAGCGAGATCGCGATGCAGTGGGGTCGGCTCCGGCCGGTGCTCACCGGGCAGGTCAGCCACGCCGACTGGATGAGCAGCGTGGCCGACGCGCTCGTCGAGCCGGCCGGTGGCCCGGACCGGGCTCGGGCGGCGGTGGAGCAGTGGCAGCGCTACCGGGGCGAGGTGGACACCGAGGTGCTCGACTTCGTCCGGGAGGTGCGCGCCGCGGGGATCCGGGTCGGTCTGGCCACCAACGCCACAGACCTGCTCGACGCCGACCTCGCCGCGCTCGACCTCGCCGACGAGGTGGACGTGGTGGTCAACTCCTCGACCCTCGGTGTGCACAAACCCGCGCCGGAGTATTTCCAGGCGGCGTGCGTGGCGGTCCGGACCCCGCCGGCCCGGGTCCTGTTCGTCGACGACGAGGACTGGGCGATCCGGGGCGCCCGCGCGGCCGGGCTGTCGGCGCACCGCTGGGGCGGGCACGCGGATCTGCGCTACCTGCGGGCGGCCCTGGACTACTGA
- a CDS encoding CAP domain-containing protein has protein sequence MHGWTDPMDPNGAPRRAERPTDEPDWLRDRPEPRSAYLFGDDPDQPGDGWHHTEPTSRWQPAPMDEPTDAEAIGGWAAPTSAMPIDAETSGAWRAGTGDEGRPGEGRHRSPRRWRRPLLIGGAAAAATLVVSFGVGALALPGGDRSTVEPTAVDDTVAAAPAEQAEQPAGDTLIAPSPTATPSTAQPTPTPSKVVKPTPAPSRSTAASRRTAPRSTAPSSSGGSGGTAGTVSAQAREVVDLVNAERAKAGCKALSIDDKLMTAAQRHSQDQADHKNMSHTGSDGSNPGVRLDRVGYAWRTYGENVAWNQQTPASVMSAWMNSTGHRKNILNCAFTEIGVGIASSNGPYWTQVFAAPR, from the coding sequence GTGCACGGCTGGACCGACCCGATGGACCCGAACGGCGCACCCCGGCGCGCCGAGCGGCCGACCGACGAGCCGGACTGGCTGAGAGATCGACCGGAGCCCCGTTCGGCCTACCTGTTCGGCGACGACCCCGACCAACCCGGCGACGGGTGGCACCACACGGAGCCCACCTCCCGGTGGCAGCCGGCACCCATGGATGAGCCCACCGACGCGGAGGCCATTGGCGGCTGGGCGGCACCGACCAGCGCCATGCCGATTGACGCGGAGACCAGCGGCGCTTGGCGGGCCGGCACCGGCGACGAGGGCCGGCCCGGCGAGGGCCGACACCGCTCGCCGCGGCGCTGGCGTCGCCCCCTGCTGATCGGCGGCGCCGCCGCGGCCGCCACGCTCGTGGTGAGCTTCGGTGTGGGCGCACTCGCCCTGCCCGGCGGGGACCGGTCGACAGTTGAGCCGACCGCTGTCGACGACACCGTCGCCGCCGCGCCCGCCGAGCAAGCCGAGCAACCGGCCGGCGACACCTTGATCGCACCCTCCCCCACCGCCACGCCCAGCACGGCACAGCCGACCCCGACGCCGAGCAAGGTCGTCAAGCCCACCCCGGCGCCGTCGCGCTCCACCGCCGCGTCACGGCGTACCGCACCCCGCAGCACCGCGCCGAGCAGCTCCGGCGGCTCCGGCGGCACCGCTGGCACGGTGAGCGCCCAGGCTCGCGAGGTGGTGGACCTGGTGAACGCCGAGCGGGCCAAGGCCGGCTGCAAGGCGCTGAGCATCGACGACAAGCTGATGACCGCCGCGCAGCGGCACAGCCAGGACCAGGCCGACCACAAGAACATGTCGCACACCGGCAGCGACGGCAGCAACCCCGGCGTCCGGCTCGACCGGGTCGGCTACGCCTGGCGCACCTACGGCGAGAACGTGGCCTGGAACCAGCAGACGCCGGCCAGCGTGATGAGCGCCTGGATGAACAGCACCGGCCACCGGAAGAACATCCTGAACTGCGCGTTCACCGAGATCGGCGTCGGCATCGCCAGTAGCAACGGCCCGTACTGGACGCAGGTCTTCGCGGCGCCGCGCTGA
- a CDS encoding MMPL family transporter: MGARPVTVRMARWSAEHPWRAIALWAVFVAVCFVGGNAVGLNEATNNDQAIGEAGRAGVIVDSGAFDDPAVENVLITARDGSLDLVAAKTAADDAAARLRTVPGVAGVGQPVTARDASAVLLPITMSGDPGTASDRVQPLRDATATVQGAHPGLRVEQVGGPSINQALDDTLGKDFKRAELLSLPVTLAILIIAFGALIAASVPVLLALSSVAAAMGLSTLASHLVPATDTTAPVILLIGMAVGVDYSLFYIRREREERAKGRSGLDAVEIAAETSGHAVVVSGFAVIISMAGLLLAGDVVFSSLAVGSILVVAVAVTGSLTVLPALLARLGRWVDRPRVPLLWRLTAPRADRNGAPRAPRLWPAVLRPALRAPVATLVISVGLLLALAAPALGMKLKFPGMEDLPRTTPAMQAYDRLTAAFPSTGTNHVVAVRAPAEQADRVHAALAGLAGRAAGDPLFAPAEADGPKIEVSADRRVSVLDVATPYASRDDRSVQSLEKLRDDLVPAELRGIPGIEYAVGGSVADSEDYAQHIKSKLPLVIGFVLVLTFLVMVFTFRSVVVAASSILLNLLSAGAAYGLVVLVFQGEWAEGLLGFTSMGAIVSWLPLFLFVVLFGLSMDYHVFVVSRIREGVLAGMSTRDAVSYGITSSAGVVTSAAIVMVGVFSIFATLSTIDMKQLGIGLAAAILLDATIIRAVVLPALMTMLGDANWWAPRFLRPRPKPAPADANPPAAAPELVAVP; this comes from the coding sequence ATGGGCGCAAGACCGGTGACGGTGCGGATGGCGCGGTGGAGCGCCGAGCATCCGTGGCGGGCGATCGCGCTGTGGGCCGTGTTCGTGGCGGTGTGTTTCGTGGGTGGCAACGCCGTCGGCCTCAACGAGGCGACAAACAACGACCAGGCGATCGGCGAGGCGGGGCGGGCCGGCGTGATCGTCGACTCCGGAGCCTTCGACGACCCGGCCGTGGAGAACGTACTGATCACCGCCCGGGACGGGTCCCTGGACCTGGTGGCGGCGAAGACGGCGGCCGACGACGCGGCGGCCCGGCTGCGTACCGTCCCCGGGGTCGCAGGCGTCGGCCAACCGGTCACCGCGCGGGACGCGTCGGCGGTGTTGCTGCCGATCACCATGTCCGGTGATCCGGGTACCGCGTCGGACCGGGTGCAGCCGCTGCGCGACGCGACAGCGACAGTGCAGGGCGCGCATCCGGGGCTCCGCGTCGAGCAGGTCGGCGGCCCGTCGATCAACCAGGCCCTCGACGACACCCTGGGCAAGGACTTCAAGCGCGCCGAGCTGCTCAGCCTGCCGGTCACACTGGCCATCCTGATCATCGCGTTCGGCGCGTTGATCGCCGCCAGCGTGCCGGTGCTGTTGGCGCTCTCCTCGGTCGCCGCCGCGATGGGTCTCTCCACCCTCGCCTCGCACCTGGTGCCCGCCACCGACACCACCGCGCCGGTGATCCTGCTGATCGGCATGGCTGTCGGTGTCGACTACTCGCTGTTCTACATCCGCCGGGAACGCGAGGAACGGGCCAAGGGCCGCTCCGGCCTGGACGCTGTCGAGATCGCCGCGGAGACCTCCGGGCACGCCGTTGTGGTCTCCGGCTTCGCGGTGATCATCTCGATGGCCGGGCTGCTGCTCGCCGGCGACGTGGTCTTCTCGTCCCTGGCCGTCGGCTCGATCCTTGTGGTCGCCGTCGCGGTGACCGGCTCGCTGACCGTACTGCCGGCCCTGCTGGCCAGGCTCGGCCGCTGGGTCGACCGGCCCCGGGTGCCGCTGCTCTGGCGCCTGACCGCGCCGCGCGCCGACCGCAACGGCGCACCCCGCGCACCTCGACTCTGGCCGGCGGTGCTCCGGCCCGCCCTGCGTGCTCCGGTCGCGACCCTTGTCATCTCGGTCGGTCTGCTGCTCGCGCTTGCCGCACCCGCGCTCGGCATGAAGCTGAAGTTCCCCGGCATGGAGGACCTGCCGCGCACCACGCCGGCGATGCAGGCGTACGACAGACTCACCGCGGCCTTCCCGAGCACAGGCACCAACCATGTGGTGGCGGTGCGCGCGCCTGCCGAGCAGGCCGACCGGGTCCACGCCGCGCTCGCCGGCCTCGCCGGCCGTGCCGCCGGTGACCCGCTGTTCGCTCCCGCCGAGGCGGACGGCCCGAAGATCGAGGTGTCGGCCGACCGGCGGGTGTCGGTGCTGGACGTCGCCACCCCGTACGCCAGCAGGGACGACCGGTCGGTGCAGTCGTTGGAGAAGCTGCGCGACGACCTTGTCCCGGCCGAGCTGCGGGGCATCCCCGGGATTGAGTACGCGGTGGGCGGGAGCGTTGCCGACAGCGAGGACTACGCGCAGCACATCAAGAGCAAGCTGCCGCTGGTGATCGGGTTCGTGCTGGTGCTCACCTTCCTCGTCATGGTGTTCACCTTCCGGTCGGTGGTGGTGGCGGCAAGCTCGATCCTGCTGAACCTGCTCTCCGCCGGCGCCGCGTACGGGCTCGTCGTGCTGGTGTTCCAGGGTGAGTGGGCCGAAGGGCTGCTCGGTTTCACCTCGATGGGCGCGATCGTGTCCTGGCTGCCGCTGTTCCTCTTCGTGGTGCTCTTCGGACTCTCGATGGACTACCACGTGTTCGTGGTCAGCCGGATCCGTGAAGGAGTCCTGGCGGGGATGTCCACCAGGGACGCCGTCTCGTACGGCATCACCTCGTCGGCGGGGGTGGTGACAAGCGCGGCGATCGTGATGGTCGGCGTGTTCTCGATCTTCGCCACGTTGAGCACCATCGACATGAAGCAGCTCGGTATCGGCCTGGCGGCGGCGATCCTTCTGGACGCCACGATCATCCGGGCCGTGGTGCTGCCGGCGCTGATGACCATGCTCGGCGACGCCAACTGGTGGGCGCCGCGCTTCCTGCGCCCGCGTCCGAAGCCGGCCCCCGCCGACGCCAATCCGCCGGCAGCCGCGCCGGAGCTGGTGGCGGTGCCCTGA
- the smc gene encoding chromosome segregation protein SMC, translating to MYLKSLTVRGFKSFASATTLKLEPGITCVVGPNGSGKSNVVDAIAWVLGEQGAKALRGGKMEDVIFAGTAGRAPLGRAEVTLTIDNTDGALPIEYTEVSITRRMFRSGESEYEINGNSCRLLDIQELLSDSGIGREMHIIVGQGRLDGMLHAKPEDRRAFIEEAAGVLKHRKRKEKALRKLDAMQVNLNRLTDLTAELRRQLKPLGRQAEVARRAAAIQANLRDARLRLLADDLATLRTTLDREIADETALRERREQIEGEHTEVQGRLGELEAALAEDAPLLAAAQDTWYKLSALQERFRSIEQLARERLRHLSATGDDERPGRDPDQLEAESERVREQEEELRAALTDDQVRLAEAVEHRQELERQLAAAERELVVAAKAIADRREGMARLTGQVNSARARTTSAGEEIERLAVAHADALGRAEQAQADLDAVAAQSTEADRDNADLDARHAEAVAVQERAQATVRSLADAERAAEKDAATWKAREEALALGLRRKDGAGALLARAGDVPGLLGSLAGLLTVAPGHEAALAAALGGLADAVAISGVDEAVEAMRLLKISDAGRAGLLVGSPAGPGMTGSADALRPKLPDGARWAPDLVECGAELRPAVHRALRDVALVDDLAAAAELVAGNPELRAVTPDGDVVGAYAAAGGSAKAPSYIEVQAAVEEARTNRLAAERSGAELREQLVEARAEVTAAKEAVQHAAAEKREAESHRNAAARRLAELGAAARSAKAETDRLGESRARAEAARQRDLAALAELEERLRLAEETPVDAEPSTEERDQLAAMVPQARQNEMEVRLAVRTAEERVSSIAGRADSLARQATAERAARERAAARRAARTRGAGIARAVAAGAREALTRLTTSIATAEEHRDEVARERAAREAELQEVRGAAKRLAAELERLTSQVHRDEVARAEQRLRIEQLEAKAAEDFGLDVETLVAEYGPNQPVPPTPVDVATAERDGLPVPEPVRYERPVQEKRAAKAERELALLGKVNPLALEEFAALEERFKFLSEQLEDLKATRRDLLTVVKDVDERILEVFASAFADTAREFEQVFTVLFPGGEGRLILTDPDDLLTTGVEVEARPPGKKIKRLSLLSGGERSLTAVAMLVAIFRARPSPFYIMDEVEAALDDVNLGRLITLLAQLREKSQLIVITHQKRTMEIADALYGVTMRSGVTQVISQRLNRADEDDQRHSRGEENG from the coding sequence GTGTATCTCAAGAGTCTGACGGTGCGGGGCTTCAAGTCCTTCGCCTCCGCCACGACGTTGAAGCTGGAGCCCGGGATCACCTGCGTGGTGGGCCCGAACGGCTCCGGCAAGTCCAACGTCGTCGACGCCATCGCCTGGGTGCTCGGCGAGCAGGGCGCCAAGGCGCTGCGCGGCGGCAAGATGGAGGACGTGATCTTCGCCGGCACCGCCGGTCGCGCGCCGCTGGGCCGCGCCGAGGTCACCCTCACCATCGACAACACCGACGGCGCGTTGCCCATCGAGTACACCGAGGTCTCGATCACCCGCCGGATGTTCCGCTCCGGCGAGAGCGAGTACGAGATCAACGGCAACTCCTGCCGGCTGCTCGACATCCAGGAGCTGCTGTCGGACTCCGGCATCGGCCGGGAGATGCACATCATCGTCGGTCAGGGCCGGCTCGACGGCATGCTGCACGCCAAGCCGGAGGACCGCCGCGCGTTCATCGAGGAGGCGGCAGGCGTCCTCAAGCACCGCAAGCGCAAGGAAAAGGCGCTGCGCAAGCTCGACGCCATGCAGGTGAACCTCAACCGCCTGACCGACCTCACCGCCGAGCTGCGCCGCCAGCTCAAGCCGCTGGGCCGCCAGGCGGAGGTGGCCCGCCGAGCCGCCGCCATCCAGGCCAACCTGCGCGACGCCCGGCTCCGGCTGCTCGCCGACGACCTCGCCACCCTGCGGACCACCCTCGACCGGGAGATCGCCGACGAGACCGCGCTACGGGAGCGGCGCGAGCAGATCGAGGGCGAGCACACCGAGGTGCAGGGCCGGCTCGGCGAGTTGGAGGCCGCGCTGGCCGAGGACGCTCCGCTGCTCGCCGCCGCCCAGGACACCTGGTACAAGCTGTCCGCCCTCCAGGAACGCTTCCGCTCGATCGAACAGCTGGCCCGGGAGCGGCTGCGGCACCTCAGCGCCACCGGCGACGACGAGCGCCCGGGCCGCGACCCGGACCAGCTGGAGGCCGAGTCGGAGCGGGTCCGCGAGCAGGAGGAGGAGCTGCGCGCGGCACTGACCGACGACCAGGTCCGGCTGGCCGAGGCCGTCGAGCACCGTCAGGAGCTGGAACGGCAGCTCGCCGCCGCCGAGCGGGAGCTTGTCGTCGCCGCCAAGGCCATCGCCGACCGGCGCGAGGGCATGGCCCGGCTCACCGGCCAGGTCAACTCGGCCCGCGCCCGCACCACGAGCGCCGGTGAGGAGATCGAACGGCTCGCCGTGGCGCACGCCGACGCGCTGGGCCGCGCCGAGCAGGCACAGGCCGACCTGGACGCGGTGGCCGCGCAGTCCACCGAGGCGGACCGGGACAACGCCGACCTGGACGCCCGGCACGCCGAGGCCGTCGCCGTGCAGGAGCGGGCGCAGGCCACCGTACGGTCGCTCGCCGACGCCGAGCGGGCCGCCGAGAAGGACGCCGCCACCTGGAAGGCCCGGGAGGAGGCGCTGGCACTCGGTCTGCGGCGCAAGGACGGCGCCGGCGCGCTGCTGGCCCGTGCCGGGGACGTGCCGGGCCTACTCGGCAGCCTCGCCGGGCTGCTCACCGTCGCGCCGGGGCACGAGGCCGCGCTTGCCGCCGCGCTCGGCGGGCTCGCCGACGCGGTGGCCATCAGCGGCGTGGACGAGGCCGTCGAGGCGATGCGCCTGCTGAAGATCTCCGACGCCGGCCGGGCGGGCCTGCTCGTCGGCAGTCCGGCGGGGCCCGGCATGACCGGCTCCGCCGACGCGCTGCGCCCGAAGCTGCCCGACGGTGCCCGCTGGGCACCCGACCTCGTCGAGTGCGGCGCCGAGCTGCGCCCCGCCGTGCACCGGGCGCTGCGCGACGTGGCGCTCGTCGACGACCTCGCCGCCGCTGCCGAGCTGGTCGCCGGCAACCCCGAGCTGCGTGCGGTCACCCCCGACGGCGATGTGGTCGGGGCGTACGCGGCGGCCGGTGGGTCGGCCAAGGCGCCCAGCTACATCGAGGTGCAGGCGGCCGTCGAGGAGGCGCGTACCAACCGGCTCGCCGCCGAACGCTCCGGCGCCGAGCTGCGCGAGCAGCTCGTCGAGGCGCGCGCCGAGGTGACCGCCGCCAAGGAGGCAGTGCAGCACGCCGCCGCCGAGAAGCGCGAGGCGGAGAGCCACCGCAACGCCGCCGCCCGCCGGCTGGCCGAGCTGGGTGCGGCGGCGCGCTCGGCGAAGGCGGAGACCGACCGGCTCGGTGAATCCCGGGCGCGCGCCGAGGCGGCCCGACAGCGGGACCTTGCCGCGCTCGCCGAGCTGGAGGAGCGGCTGCGCCTGGCCGAGGAGACCCCTGTCGACGCCGAACCCTCCACCGAGGAACGGGACCAACTCGCCGCCATGGTGCCGCAGGCCCGGCAGAACGAGATGGAGGTCCGGCTCGCGGTGCGTACCGCCGAGGAGCGGGTCTCCTCGATCGCCGGCCGGGCCGACTCGCTGGCCCGGCAGGCCACCGCGGAGCGCGCCGCCCGGGAGCGCGCCGCAGCCCGGCGGGCCGCGCGCACCCGGGGCGCGGGCATCGCCCGGGCCGTCGCGGCTGGCGCCCGGGAGGCGCTCACCCGGCTCACCACCTCGATCGCGACGGCCGAGGAGCACCGCGACGAGGTGGCCCGGGAACGGGCCGCCCGCGAAGCGGAACTCCAGGAGGTACGCGGGGCAGCCAAGCGACTGGCCGCGGAACTGGAGCGGCTGACCAGCCAGGTGCACCGCGACGAGGTGGCCCGTGCCGAGCAGCGACTGCGCATCGAGCAGTTGGAGGCGAAGGCGGCCGAGGACTTCGGGCTGGACGTGGAGACCCTCGTCGCCGAGTACGGGCCGAACCAGCCCGTCCCACCGACCCCTGTCGACGTCGCGACAGCCGAACGCGACGGCCTGCCGGTGCCCGAGCCGGTCCGCTACGAGCGGCCCGTGCAGGAGAAGCGGGCCGCCAAGGCGGAACGGGAGCTGGCCCTGCTGGGCAAGGTCAACCCGCTGGCCCTGGAGGAGTTCGCCGCGCTGGAGGAGCGCTTCAAGTTCCTCTCCGAGCAGTTGGAGGACCTCAAGGCCACCCGGCGGGACCTGCTCACGGTGGTCAAGGACGTGGACGAGCGGATCCTTGAGGTCTTCGCCAGCGCGTTCGCCGACACGGCGCGGGAGTTCGAGCAGGTGTTCACGGTGCTTTTCCCCGGCGGCGAGGGCCGGTTGATCCTCACCGACCCGGACGATCTGCTCACTACGGGTGTCGAGGTGGAGGCCCGCCCGCCGGGCAAGAAGATCAAGCGGTTGTCGCTGCTCTCCGGTGGCGAGCGGTCGCTGACCGCGGTGGCCATGCTGGTGGCGATCTTCCGCGCCCGGCCCAGCCCGTTCTACATCATGGACGAGGTCGAGGCGGCCCTGGACGACGTCAACCTGGGCCGGTTGATCACCTTGCTGGCACAGTTGCGGGAGAAGAGCCAGCTCATCGTCATCACCCACCAGAAGCGGACGATGGAGATCGCCGACGCGCTCTATGGCGTGACGATGCGCAGCGGGGTCACCCAGGTGATCAGTCAACGGCTCAACAGGGCCGATGAGGACGACCAGCGGCACAGCCGCGGCGAGGAGAACGGGTAG